The following proteins are encoded in a genomic region of Iodidimonas sp. SYSU 1G8:
- a CDS encoding Sir2 family NAD-dependent protein deacetylase: MTDARAALRRMLDEARRVVVFTGAGISTESGIPDFRSPGGYWTKNKPIQFEDYMRSAEVRREAWRRKFDSDGTFETARPNKGHMAIAKLVRTGKISRVITQNVDNLHQHSGIPADRIVELHGNATYATCLMCRTRYEIDALRQAWHEDGQMPECDCGGVVKTATISFGQSMPQDEMMRARDATLDCDLFLAIGSSLVVYPAAGFPIMAHQNGAGLVILNRDPTELDGLADLVINDEIGPVMADVVGLTNADME; the protein is encoded by the coding sequence ATGACCGACGCGCGCGCCGCCCTGCGCCGCATGCTGGACGAGGCGCGCCGCGTCGTCGTGTTCACCGGCGCGGGCATCAGCACCGAATCCGGCATTCCCGACTTCCGCAGCCCCGGCGGCTATTGGACGAAGAACAAGCCGATCCAGTTCGAGGATTACATGCGCAGCGCCGAGGTGCGGCGCGAGGCGTGGCGGCGCAAGTTCGACAGCGACGGCACGTTCGAGACTGCCCGCCCCAACAAGGGCCACATGGCCATCGCCAAGCTGGTGCGCACCGGCAAGATCAGCCGCGTCATCACCCAGAACGTGGACAATCTGCACCAGCACTCGGGCATTCCGGCCGACCGCATCGTCGAGCTGCATGGCAACGCCACCTATGCCACCTGCCTGATGTGCCGCACCCGATATGAGATCGACGCCTTGCGCCAGGCTTGGCACGAGGACGGTCAGATGCCCGAATGCGACTGCGGCGGCGTGGTGAAGACCGCCACCATCTCGTTCGGCCAGTCCATGCCGCAGGACGAGATGATGCGCGCGCGCGACGCCACGCTGGACTGCGACCTGTTCCTCGCCATCGGCTCGTCGCTGGTGGTCTATCCCGCCGCCGGCTTCCCCATCATGGCCCACCAGAACGGCGCCGGCCTCGTCATCCTGAACCGCGACCCCACCGAACTGGACGGCCTCGCCGACCTGGTCATCAACGACGAGATCGGGCCGGTGATGGCGGATGTGGTGGGGCTGACGAATGCGGATATGGAGTGA
- a CDS encoding DksA/TraR family C4-type zinc finger protein yields the protein MANGWARDGAVQDQIDDTVKDAVLNARARMPAGESETHCTLCGDEIPEGRRQALPGVKTCVPCQSSRDRKPSAGFNRRGSKDSQLR from the coding sequence ATGGCGAACGGCTGGGCGCGAGATGGCGCGGTTCAGGACCAGATCGACGACACGGTGAAGGACGCGGTCCTCAACGCCCGGGCGCGCATGCCCGCGGGCGAGAGCGAGACTCACTGCACCCTGTGCGGCGACGAGATTCCCGAAGGACGGCGCCAGGCGCTGCCCGGGGTGAAGACCTGCGTGCCGTGCCAGTCGTCGCGCGACCGCAAGCCGTCGGCCGGCTTCAACCGGCGCGGCAGCAAGGACAGCCAGCTGCGCTAG
- a CDS encoding CaiB/BaiF CoA-transferase family protein: MTESQPTGALKGLRVIELGQLIAGPFCGQLMADHGADVIKVEQPGVGDPMREWGRNKPVWWSVIARNKKSVTLNLRTTDGQDILRELVAKADFLIENFRAGTLEKWGLGYDELSRINPGLIMIRVSGYGQTGPYSSRAGYGSIGEAMGGMRNLAGDPSTPPSRVGLSIGDSLAATMACLGAMMALHQRHVTGRGQVIDSAIYEAVLAMMESTVPEYTEANFIRERTGAVLPNVSPSNVYPTSDGDILIAANQDSVFGRLCEAMGRPELASDPRYATHTARGQHQEELDTLIGEWTRNFPARHLEELMEANGVPAGKIYKAPDMMADPHFKAREALVHMPHPDFANIWMQNVFPKLSATPGKVAWVGEPLGAHNDEVYGELLGKSEGEIAALKARGTI, from the coding sequence GTGACCGAGAGCCAGCCGACCGGCGCCCTGAAGGGCCTGCGCGTCATCGAACTGGGACAGCTGATCGCCGGCCCGTTCTGCGGCCAGCTGATGGCCGATCATGGCGCGGACGTCATCAAGGTCGAGCAGCCCGGCGTGGGCGACCCCATGCGCGAATGGGGCCGCAACAAGCCGGTCTGGTGGTCGGTGATCGCCCGCAACAAGAAGTCGGTGACGCTCAACCTGCGCACGACGGACGGACAGGACATCCTGCGCGAGCTGGTCGCCAAGGCCGATTTCCTGATCGAGAATTTCCGCGCCGGCACGCTGGAGAAATGGGGCCTGGGCTATGACGAGCTGTCGCGCATCAATCCGGGCCTGATCATGATCCGGGTCTCGGGCTATGGCCAGACCGGCCCCTATTCCAGCCGCGCCGGCTACGGCTCCATCGGCGAGGCCATGGGCGGCATGCGCAATCTGGCGGGCGACCCCAGCACGCCGCCGTCGCGCGTCGGCCTGTCGATCGGCGATTCCCTGGCCGCCACCATGGCCTGCCTGGGCGCCATGATGGCGCTGCACCAGCGGCATGTCACCGGGCGCGGGCAGGTGATCGACAGCGCCATCTACGAGGCGGTGCTGGCCATGATGGAATCCACCGTGCCCGAATACACAGAGGCGAACTTCATCCGCGAGCGCACCGGCGCGGTGCTGCCCAACGTGTCGCCCTCCAACGTCTATCCCACCAGCGACGGCGACATCCTGATCGCGGCCAACCAGGACAGCGTGTTCGGCCGCCTGTGCGAGGCGATGGGCCGGCCCGAGCTGGCCAGCGATCCGCGCTATGCCACTCACACGGCGCGCGGCCAGCACCAGGAGGAGCTGGACACGCTGATCGGCGAGTGGACGCGGAATTTCCCGGCGCGGCACCTGGAAGAGCTGATGGAGGCGAACGGCGTGCCGGCGGGCAAGATCTACAAGGCGCCCGACATGATGGCGGACCCGCACTTCAAGGCGCGCGAGGCGCTGGTGCACATGCCCCATCCGGACTTCGCCAACATCTGGATGCAGAACGTGTTCCCGAAACTGTCCGCGACGCCTGGCAAGGTCGCCTGGGTCGGCGAGCCGCTTGGCGCGCACAATGACGAGGTCTATGGCGAGCTGCTGGGCAAGAGCGAGGGCGAGATCGCGGCGCTCAAGGCGCGGGGGACGATCTAG
- a CDS encoding hydroxymethylglutaryl-CoA lyase → MRPVTILEVSPRDGLQNEKVAFSTGQKLELIDRAIAAGARRIEVASFVHPGKVPQMADAEAVVAGLPDRKDVQYIGLILNKRGYLRALATRAGDARGVDQVGFVTAASDIFGTRNQGQTADETVAEGLDILRLARRDGISAQVTISVAFGCPFEGEVDMGRVIDMARRLAEAEPAEIALADTIGVAIPPQVTDLLGRLKEAVPHIPTRVHFHDTRHTGVANAWAAYQGGADVIDASMAGLGGCPFAPNATGNVATEDVVYMLTRAGVATGMDLDALIGGAAWLEGILGRRAPSAVSHAGGFPARASA, encoded by the coding sequence ATGCGTCCCGTCACCATCCTCGAGGTCAGCCCGCGCGACGGGCTCCAGAACGAGAAGGTCGCCTTCTCCACCGGACAGAAACTGGAGCTGATCGACCGGGCCATCGCGGCGGGCGCGCGGCGCATCGAGGTGGCCAGCTTCGTGCACCCGGGCAAGGTGCCGCAAATGGCGGATGCGGAAGCCGTGGTCGCCGGCCTGCCGGACCGCAAGGACGTGCAGTATATCGGCCTGATCCTCAACAAGCGCGGCTACCTGAGGGCGCTGGCGACGCGGGCCGGCGACGCGCGCGGCGTCGATCAGGTGGGCTTCGTCACGGCCGCCTCCGACATTTTCGGCACCCGCAACCAGGGCCAGACGGCCGACGAGACCGTGGCCGAGGGGCTGGACATCCTGCGGCTGGCGCGGCGCGACGGGATCAGCGCCCAGGTCACCATCTCGGTCGCCTTCGGCTGCCCGTTCGAGGGCGAGGTGGACATGGGCCGGGTGATCGACATGGCGCGCCGCCTGGCCGAGGCCGAACCGGCCGAGATCGCGCTGGCCGACACCATCGGCGTCGCCATACCGCCGCAGGTCACCGACCTGCTAGGCCGGCTGAAGGAGGCGGTGCCGCACATTCCCACGCGGGTGCACTTCCACGACACGCGCCATACCGGCGTCGCCAACGCGTGGGCCGCCTACCAGGGCGGCGCCGACGTCATCGACGCCAGCATGGCGGGACTGGGCGGCTGTCCGTTCGCGCCCAACGCCACCGGCAACGTGGCGACCGAGGACGTGGTCTACATGCTGACGCGCGCCGGAGTCGCGACCGGCATGGATCTGGACGCGCTGATCGGCGGCGCGGCCTGGCTGGAAGGTATCCTGGGCCGCCGCGCGCCCAGCGCCGTCAGCCATGCGGGTGGTTTTCCCGCACGCGCAAGCGCCTGA
- a CDS encoding LLM class flavin-dependent oxidoreductase codes for MRFGVFYELQLPKPWTEDDEHRLVHEALDQIELADRLGIDYAWAVEHHFLDEYSHCSAPETFLAAAAARTRRIRLGHGIRQVIPNYNHPARTAEVVSMLDLISNGRAQLGFGEGATRMELHGYNIPAKEKRAMAIDAIEQVANMMTMNPYPGYEGKYFSMPCRNVIPKPLQKPHPPIWMACSNRDTIRVAASLGVGALAFAFVDPEEARHWADIYYGTIMSEACVPVGHVVNANIAMVSSFSVHPDRSEAIRRGQDGFEFFSYALGSLVTKDTVPGRTQLWRDFHAARGDKTEQIVRTAALDPQYSSGIGTPDDVRRHLKEFEKAGVDQVVLLQQAGRNPHGEIVDSMELFAREILPEFKDKADAREKAKDERLAPYIEAALRRKRWMAPLADADIPVIRASIDRGKFAASRSGKVKQD; via the coding sequence ATGCGGTTTGGCGTTTTCTACGAATTACAGCTGCCGAAACCCTGGACCGAGGATGACGAGCACCGGCTGGTGCATGAGGCGCTCGACCAGATCGAATTGGCCGACCGTCTGGGGATCGACTACGCCTGGGCGGTCGAGCATCACTTTCTCGACGAGTATTCCCACTGCTCGGCGCCGGAGACTTTCCTGGCGGCGGCTGCGGCGCGGACGCGGCGGATCCGGCTGGGGCACGGCATCCGCCAGGTGATCCCCAACTACAATCATCCGGCGCGCACCGCTGAAGTGGTGTCCATGCTCGACCTGATCTCCAATGGCCGGGCTCAGCTGGGCTTCGGCGAGGGCGCGACGCGGATGGAGCTGCACGGCTACAACATTCCGGCCAAGGAAAAGCGCGCCATGGCCATCGACGCCATCGAACAGGTGGCCAACATGATGACCATGAATCCCTATCCCGGCTACGAGGGAAAATACTTCTCCATGCCGTGCCGGAACGTCATTCCCAAGCCGCTGCAGAAGCCGCACCCGCCGATCTGGATGGCCTGCTCCAACCGCGACACCATCCGGGTCGCGGCCAGCCTGGGCGTCGGCGCGCTGGCTTTCGCCTTCGTCGATCCCGAAGAGGCCAGGCACTGGGCCGACATCTATTACGGCACCATCATGAGCGAGGCCTGCGTGCCGGTGGGCCATGTGGTCAACGCGAACATCGCCATGGTCTCCAGCTTCTCCGTGCATCCCGACCGGTCGGAGGCGATCCGGCGCGGCCAGGACGGGTTCGAATTCTTCAGCTATGCGCTGGGCTCGCTGGTGACCAAGGACACGGTGCCCGGCCGCACGCAGCTGTGGCGCGATTTCCATGCGGCGCGCGGGGACAAGACCGAGCAGATCGTGCGCACGGCGGCGCTCGATCCGCAATATTCCTCGGGCATCGGCACGCCGGACGACGTCCGCCGGCACCTGAAGGAATTCGAGAAGGCGGGCGTCGACCAGGTCGTGCTGCTGCAGCAGGCCGGCCGCAATCCCCATGGCGAGATCGTCGACTCAATGGAGCTGTTCGCCCGCGAGATCCTGCCGGAGTTCAAGGACAAGGCCGACGCGCGGGAGAAGGCCAAGGACGAGCGGCTCGCGCCCTATATCGAGGCGGCGCTGCGGCGCAAGCGCTGGATGGCGCCGCTGGCCGACGCGGACATTCCGGTGATCCGCGCGTCCATCGACCGCGGCAAGTTCGCCGCCAGCCGGTCGGGCAAGGTGAAACAGGACTGA
- a CDS encoding DMT family transporter encodes MTTEAATIDTFIKSGKPQRRPWRRHLWHAALLLGLASMWGSSFLMVDAALKDFTPLATTAGRLAIAAGFFTIALFIRRRQVEKKKRAWGLMIGMALLGNLIPFFLINWGQQSVETGTAAILMGVVPLVTAVLAQVLVRGERFHLWKGIGIAIGFAGVVVLFGGPQISGGREMMLGAGAILIAALGYACGNILAEKVSDYHSLAIGFGVMWIATLVAVPIWFVTDGAVPQSPSLQAIGAVVALGIFCTAIPTLLVIYLVRSAGPTFASFTNYLVPVIGVALGIVFLHEPLTMNAIIALGLIIGGIVIGQIGGRRGKKTA; translated from the coding sequence ATGACGACGGAAGCAGCCACCATCGATACGTTCATCAAATCCGGTAAGCCCCAACGCCGTCCCTGGCGCCGGCACTTGTGGCATGCGGCGCTATTGCTCGGGCTGGCGTCCATGTGGGGCTCGTCCTTTCTGATGGTGGATGCCGCGCTGAAGGATTTCACCCCGCTCGCCACCACCGCGGGCCGGCTGGCCATCGCGGCGGGTTTCTTCACCATCGCCCTCTTCATCCGCCGCCGGCAGGTGGAGAAGAAGAAACGCGCCTGGGGGCTGATGATCGGCATGGCACTGCTGGGCAACCTGATCCCCTTTTTCCTGATCAACTGGGGCCAGCAGTCGGTGGAAACCGGCACGGCCGCGATCCTGATGGGCGTCGTGCCGCTCGTGACCGCCGTCCTTGCCCAAGTGCTGGTCCGCGGCGAGCGCTTTCACCTCTGGAAGGGGATCGGCATCGCCATCGGCTTCGCCGGCGTCGTGGTGCTGTTCGGCGGGCCGCAGATCTCCGGCGGCCGCGAGATGATGCTGGGCGCGGGCGCGATCCTGATCGCAGCGCTCGGCTATGCCTGCGGCAACATCCTTGCGGAAAAGGTCAGCGACTATCATTCGCTGGCGATCGGCTTCGGCGTGATGTGGATCGCGACCCTCGTCGCCGTGCCCATCTGGTTCGTCACCGATGGCGCCGTGCCGCAGTCACCTTCGTTGCAGGCCATCGGCGCGGTGGTCGCGCTGGGCATCTTCTGCACGGCGATCCCGACCCTGCTGGTGATCTATCTGGTGCGCAGCGCCGGGCCGACCTTCGCGTCATTCACCAACTATCTGGTGCCCGTGATCGGCGTCGCTTTGGGCATCGTCTTCCTGCACGAGCCGCTGACCATGAACGCCATCATCGCGCTGGGGCTGATCATCGGCGGCATCGTCATCGGTCAGATCGGCGGCCGGCGCGGCAAGAAAACGGCCTGA
- a CDS encoding TIGR02587 family membrane protein, which translates to MNAGTLEDRRRHPERRFWIGLGRAFGGAILFSLPMFMTMEMWWLGFHMDRERLAIFLIAGIPLLVGLSHYIGFEDTFGWVDDLVDAFVAYAVGFVGAAIMMVFFSVIEPGMSLSEIVGKISVQALPGAIGALLAQNFFAGEGEDEQIETRDKSYAGHLFIMMLGSLFLAFNIAPTEEMVLISYQMSKWHAVALAILSLALMHAFAYALGFSGQQARRPSDTPFWSLFIRFTAAGYAVALLVSLYALWIFGRTDGVGPEAVLMATVVLGFPAAMGAAAARLIL; encoded by the coding sequence ATGAACGCGGGCACGCTGGAGGACCGGCGCCGCCATCCGGAACGACGCTTCTGGATCGGTCTGGGGCGCGCCTTCGGCGGCGCGATCCTGTTCTCGCTGCCCATGTTCATGACCATGGAGATGTGGTGGCTCGGCTTCCACATGGACCGGGAAAGGCTCGCGATCTTCCTGATTGCCGGCATCCCCTTGCTCGTGGGCCTGTCGCACTATATCGGCTTCGAGGATACATTTGGCTGGGTCGATGATCTCGTCGATGCGTTCGTCGCCTATGCCGTCGGCTTCGTCGGAGCCGCGATCATGATGGTCTTCTTCTCGGTCATCGAGCCGGGAATGTCGCTGAGCGAAATCGTGGGCAAGATCTCGGTACAGGCCTTGCCCGGCGCCATCGGCGCGCTGCTCGCGCAAAATTTTTTCGCCGGCGAGGGCGAGGACGAACAGATCGAGACCCGCGACAAGAGCTATGCCGGCCACCTGTTCATCATGATGCTGGGTAGCCTGTTTCTCGCCTTCAACATCGCGCCGACGGAAGAGATGGTGCTCATCAGCTACCAGATGTCGAAATGGCATGCCGTCGCCCTGGCCATCCTGTCGCTGGCGCTGATGCACGCCTTCGCCTACGCGCTCGGCTTCAGCGGACAACAGGCGCGGCGGCCATCGGACACGCCGTTCTGGAGCCTGTTCATCCGGTTCACGGCGGCGGGATACGCCGTCGCGCTGCTGGTCAGCCTGTATGCGTTGTGGATATTCGGGCGTACCGATGGGGTCGGGCCGGAAGCCGTGCTGATGGCGACCGTGGTCCTGGGCTTCCCGGCGGCCATGGGCGCGGCCGCCGCCCGCCTGATCCTCTAA
- a CDS encoding TIGR02588 family protein, giving the protein MAKPDKSSTANEARRIPRSEWAVALLGLTMVIGVIAYLVTIALTDKDTPPDITLKAVDIRPTSGGYLVRVEALNHGGQAAADVKIDATLKRGEDVIERREISFDFLPTRSKRVGGVIFSQDPATHGLELQVLSHREP; this is encoded by the coding sequence ATGGCGAAGCCGGACAAGTCCTCCACGGCGAACGAGGCCAGGAGAATTCCCAGATCGGAATGGGCGGTGGCGCTACTGGGGCTGACCATGGTGATCGGCGTCATCGCCTATCTGGTCACCATAGCCCTGACCGACAAGGACACACCGCCTGACATTACCCTGAAGGCCGTCGATATCCGACCGACCAGCGGCGGCTATCTGGTTCGGGTCGAGGCACTAAATCATGGGGGCCAGGCCGCGGCGGATGTAAAGATCGACGCCACGCTGAAACGCGGCGAGGACGTGATCGAAAGACGCGAGATCAGCTTCGATTTTCTCCCGACGCGCTCAAAGCGCGTCGGCGGGGTGATCTTCAGCCAGGACCCCGCCACTCACGGGCTGGAATTGCAGGTCCTCTCCCACCGCGAACCATGA
- the thiC gene encoding phosphomethylpyrimidine synthase ThiC, with the protein MNDISEAPKISVTTGPIPGSRKIYVPGGADGSLRVPMREVALHETAKEPPVKLYDTSGPYSDPAVNINIYEGLERLRTPWVLERGGVEEYEGRHVRPEDNGGATGKNLVSEFPNLRRPLRAVGNAMVTQLEFARAGIITKEMEYVAIRENLGREQAREAMLRDGESFGAEIPDYITPEFVRSEIARGRAIIPANINHPEAEPMIIGRNFLVKINANIGNSAVTSSVADEVDKMVWSIRWGGDTVMDLSTGRNIHNIREWIIRNAPIPIGTVPIYQALEKVNGVAEDLTWEVFRDTLIEQAEQGVDYFTIHAGVRLHYVPLTAKRVTGIVSRGGSIMAKWCLSHHKESFLYEHFEEICEIMRAYDVSFSLGDGLRPGSIADANDAAQFAELETLGELTQIAWKHGCQVMIEGPGHVPMHKIKINMDKQLKECGEAPFYTLGPLTTDVAPGYDHITSGIGAAMIGWFGTAMLCYVTPKEHLGLPDRNDVKVGVITYKIAAHAADLAKGHPAAQAHDDALSRARFEFRWEDQFNLSLDPETARLFHDQTLPKEAHKVAHFCSMCGPKFCSMKITQEVRDYAAKGMDDMATVFRNSGGDVYQQQEELKAVVESNKALLAGE; encoded by the coding sequence ATGAACGACATTAGCGAAGCCCCGAAAATCTCCGTCACGACGGGACCCATACCCGGTTCGCGGAAGATCTACGTGCCTGGCGGCGCCGACGGCAGCCTGCGCGTTCCGATGCGCGAAGTGGCGCTGCACGAGACGGCGAAGGAGCCGCCGGTGAAGCTGTACGACACGTCCGGCCCGTATTCGGACCCGGCGGTCAATATCAACATCTATGAAGGCCTGGAGCGGCTGCGCACGCCGTGGGTGCTCGAGCGCGGCGGCGTCGAGGAATATGAGGGCCGCCATGTGCGTCCCGAGGACAATGGCGGCGCGACGGGCAAGAACCTGGTGTCCGAGTTCCCGAACCTGCGCCGGCCGCTGCGCGCGGTGGGCAATGCCATGGTGACCCAGCTGGAATTCGCCCGCGCCGGCATCATCACCAAGGAGATGGAATACGTCGCCATCCGCGAGAACCTCGGCCGCGAACAGGCGCGCGAGGCCATGCTGCGCGACGGCGAATCCTTCGGCGCTGAAATCCCTGACTACATCACGCCGGAGTTCGTGCGCAGCGAGATCGCGCGCGGCCGGGCGATCATTCCGGCGAACATCAACCATCCGGAAGCCGAGCCGATGATCATCGGGCGCAACTTCCTGGTGAAGATCAACGCCAACATCGGCAACTCGGCGGTGACGTCGTCGGTGGCCGACGAGGTGGACAAGATGGTGTGGTCGATCCGCTGGGGCGGCGACACGGTCATGGACCTATCGACGGGGCGCAACATCCACAATATCCGCGAATGGATCATCCGCAACGCGCCGATCCCGATCGGCACCGTGCCGATCTACCAGGCGCTGGAGAAGGTCAATGGCGTCGCCGAGGACCTGACCTGGGAGGTGTTCCGCGACACGCTGATCGAGCAGGCCGAGCAGGGCGTCGACTATTTCACCATCCACGCCGGCGTCCGGCTTCACTATGTGCCCCTGACCGCCAAGCGCGTCACCGGCATCGTCAGCCGCGGCGGCTCGATCATGGCCAAATGGTGCCTGTCGCACCACAAGGAGAGTTTCCTCTACGAGCATTTCGAGGAAATCTGCGAGATCATGCGCGCCTATGACGTCAGCTTCTCGCTGGGCGACGGCCTGCGCCCCGGCTCCATCGCCGACGCCAACGACGCCGCCCAGTTCGCCGAGCTGGAGACGCTGGGCGAGCTGACTCAGATCGCCTGGAAGCATGGCTGCCAGGTGATGATCGAAGGCCCCGGCCACGTTCCGATGCACAAGATCAAGATCAACATGGACAAGCAGCTGAAGGAATGCGGCGAAGCGCCGTTCTACACCCTCGGGCCGCTGACCACGGACGTGGCACCGGGCTACGACCACATCACCAGCGGCATCGGCGCCGCCATGATCGGCTGGTTCGGCACCGCCATGCTCTGCTACGTGACGCCGAAGGAGCATCTGGGCCTGCCCGACCGCAACGACGTGAAGGTGGGCGTGATCACCTACAAGATCGCCGCCCACGCGGCCGATCTGGCGAAGGGCCATCCGGCCGCGCAGGCGCATGACGACGCGCTCAGCCGCGCCCGCTTCGAGTTCCGCTGGGAGGACCAGTTCAACCTGTCGCTGGATCCGGAGACGGCGCGCCTGTTCCACGACCAGACGCTGCCCAAGGAAGCGCACAAGGTGGCGCATTTCTGCTCCATGTGCGGGCCGAAATTCTGCTCCATGAAGATCACGCAGGAAGTGCGCGATTATGCCGCCAAGGGCATGGACGACATGGCCACCGTGTTCCGCAACTCGGGCGGCGACGTCTATCAGCAGCAGGAAGAGCTGAAGGCCGTGGTCGAGAGCAACAAGGCGCTGCTCGCGGGCGAATAA
- the mtnA gene encoding S-methyl-5-thioribose-1-phosphate isomerase has protein sequence MKVGGEAQRPIWVNPDGWSVGIIDQTRLPHRYEAVTLRTVEEAARAIENMLVRGAPLIGATAAYGVCLAMRMDPSDVALGHACDRLLGTRPTAVNLRWAVEEMLGALYTQPRGQRIEAAYARAAEICEADVEICRSIGVHGLKLIEEAAARKPGEPVNVLTHCNAGWLACVDWGTATAPIYMAHEAGIPVHVWVDETRPRNQGAALTAWELGQHGVPHTLIADNAGGHLMQHGLVDLCLVGTDRTTATGDVANKIGTYLKALAARDNGVPFYVALPSTTIDWTLADGFAIPIEQRGAHELSQITGRTKWGEIVTVSIAPGDTPIRNDAFDVTPARLVTGLITERGIAAASREGLAALFPEKA, from the coding sequence ATGAAGGTGGGCGGAGAAGCGCAGCGCCCGATCTGGGTCAATCCGGACGGCTGGAGCGTGGGCATCATCGACCAGACGCGGCTGCCGCACCGGTATGAGGCGGTGACTTTGCGCACGGTCGAGGAAGCCGCGCGGGCCATCGAAAACATGCTGGTGCGCGGCGCGCCGCTGATCGGCGCGACGGCGGCCTATGGCGTGTGCCTCGCCATGCGCATGGACCCCAGCGACGTGGCGCTGGGCCATGCCTGCGACCGGCTGCTGGGCACGCGGCCGACGGCGGTGAACCTGCGCTGGGCGGTCGAGGAGATGCTGGGCGCGCTGTACACCCAGCCGCGCGGCCAGCGGATCGAGGCGGCCTATGCCCGCGCCGCCGAAATCTGCGAGGCCGACGTGGAAATCTGCCGGTCCATCGGCGTCCACGGCCTGAAGCTGATCGAGGAGGCCGCCGCCCGCAAACCGGGCGAGCCGGTCAACGTGCTGACCCATTGCAACGCCGGCTGGCTGGCCTGCGTCGACTGGGGCACGGCGACCGCGCCGATCTACATGGCGCACGAGGCCGGCATTCCCGTGCATGTGTGGGTCGACGAGACGCGGCCGCGCAACCAGGGCGCGGCGCTCACCGCGTGGGAGCTGGGCCAGCACGGCGTGCCGCACACGCTGATCGCCGACAACGCGGGCGGCCATCTGATGCAGCACGGCCTGGTGGATCTGTGCTTGGTCGGCACCGACCGCACGACCGCGACCGGCGACGTGGCCAACAAGATCGGCACCTATCTGAAGGCGCTGGCCGCGCGGGACAATGGCGTGCCGTTCTACGTGGCGCTGCCGTCGACCACCATCGACTGGACGCTGGCGGACGGGTTCGCCATTCCCATCGAGCAGCGCGGCGCCCACGAATTGTCGCAGATCACCGGCCGGACGAAGTGGGGCGAGATCGTCACCGTGTCCATCGCGCCGGGCGACACGCCGATCCGCAACGACGCCTTCGACGTGACGCCGGCCCGGCTGGTCACCGGCCTGATCACCGAGCGGGGCATCGCCGCCGCCAGCCGGGAAGGGCTTGCCGCCCTGTTCCCGGAGAAGGCCTGA
- a CDS encoding class II aldolase/adducin family protein yields the protein MTASDRHSIGQSVIDACLAMTALGVNHGTSGNGSARWLDGFLVTPTGLRYETLTPADMVYVTLDGQAHGTLAPSSEWRMHCDIYRARPDMNAVLHAHPPYATALACLREGIPCFHYMVAAAGGPDIRCAGYAVYGSAALSAAMLVALEGRKACLLANHGMIVCETTMARALSLAVEVEALARQYCIARQTGTPVLLSEAEMDEALARYAGYGRQAGGTS from the coding sequence ATGACCGCCAGCGACCGCCATTCCATCGGCCAATCCGTCATCGACGCGTGCCTTGCCATGACGGCGCTCGGCGTCAATCACGGCACGTCGGGCAATGGCTCGGCGCGCTGGCTGGACGGCTTCCTGGTGACGCCGACGGGCCTGCGCTACGAGACGCTGACGCCGGCCGACATGGTCTATGTGACGCTGGACGGGCAGGCGCACGGCACCCTAGCGCCGTCGAGCGAATGGCGCATGCATTGCGACATCTACCGCGCGCGGCCGGACATGAACGCGGTGCTGCATGCTCATCCGCCCTACGCGACGGCGCTGGCCTGCCTGCGCGAGGGCATTCCGTGCTTTCACTACATGGTGGCCGCCGCGGGCGGGCCGGACATCCGCTGCGCCGGTTACGCGGTCTATGGCAGCGCCGCGCTGTCCGCCGCCATGCTGGTCGCGCTGGAGGGCCGCAAGGCGTGCCTGCTGGCCAATCACGGCATGATCGTGTGCGAGACCACCATGGCGCGCGCCTTGTCGCTGGCCGTCGAGGTCGAGGCGCTGGCGCGGCAATATTGCATCGCCCGCCAGACCGGCACGCCCGTGCTGCTGAGCGAGGCGGAAATGGACGAAGCGCTGGCCCGCTATGCGGGATACGGCAGACAGGCTGGGGGAACGTCATGA
- a CDS encoding VOC family protein gives MKVYGIQILVDDYAAARAFYVDTLGLELAWEMAEVGAFGVVVEPVQFIVTTAGEEALLGGTPGRFVGVSIAVEDMDAVYGDLTARGVPFNGPPEPQPWGGTLAYFRDPSGNVLTLMA, from the coding sequence ATGAAAGTGTATGGCATTCAGATCCTAGTCGACGACTACGCGGCGGCCCGCGCGTTCTACGTGGACACGCTCGGCCTCGAGCTGGCGTGGGAGATGGCCGAGGTGGGCGCGTTCGGCGTGGTGGTCGAGCCGGTGCAGTTCATCGTCACGACGGCGGGCGAGGAAGCGCTGCTGGGCGGCACGCCCGGCCGGTTCGTCGGCGTCTCCATCGCGGTCGAGGACATGGACGCGGTGTATGGCGACCTGACGGCGCGGGGCGTGCCCTTCAACGGCCCGCCCGAGCCGCAGCCCTGGGGCGGCACGCTGGCCTATTTCCGAGATCCGTCCGGCAATGTCCTGACATTGATGGCGTAG